From Cardiocondyla obscurior isolate alpha-2009 linkage group LG09, Cobs3.1, whole genome shotgun sequence, one genomic window encodes:
- the Cdc37 gene encoding hsp90 co-chaperone Cdc37, translating into MVDYSKWKSIEISDDEDDTHPNIDTPSLFRWRHQARLERMEEHKKEQEEHIRKKAETLQKLKVTKEKLAKLENEQKDSADLTTLKKVLQDLEEEEKKIQEREKEIEKKEKLTPWNVDTIGQDGFTKTVINKKPVRNDDDSSLSDEEKEKRMKQFVKDYEKELKEFGMLRRYDDSKQFLQEHLYLVCENTANYLVIWCINLEMEEKHNLMEHIAHQCICMQYILELSKQLDVDPRACVGSFFSRIQIAEVEYKNSFDEELRAFKDRIRKRAAEKVAEAVKEAEEEEKKARLGPGGLDPVEVFESLPESLQKCFELQDIPLLQQTIAAMPEQEATYHMKRCIDSGLWVPDAKNKEKEKEKKEEKEQDSTVEKTPDPE; encoded by the exons ATGGTGGATTACAGCAAATGGAAAAGCATCGAA atttcaGATGATGAAGATGATACACATCCAAATATTGATACACCATCTCTATTCAGATGGCGTCATCAAGCAAGACTGGAGAGAATGGAAGAGCACAAGAAAGAACAGGAGGAACACATCAGGAAGAAAGCAGA AACATTGCAAAAACTCAAggttacaaaagaaaaattggccAAGCTAGAAAATGAACAAAAGGATTCAGCAGATTTGACTACATTAAAGAAAGTTCTTCAGGATCttgaagaggaagaaaaaaaaattcaggagagagaaaaagaaatagaaaagaaggaaaaattgaCACCATGGAATGTAGATACTATTGGACAAGATGGTTTTACAAAAActgtgataaataaaaagcctGTGAGGAATGATGATGATTCAAGTTTGTCTGATGAGGAAAAGGAGAAGCGCATGAAACAATTTGTTAAAGATTATGAGAAGGAACTAAAAGAGTTTGGCATGTTACGAAGATACGACGATAGTAAACAATTCTTACAAGAACATTTGTATTTAGTTTGCGAGAATACAGCAAATTATTTGGTCATCTGGTGTATCAACTTGGAAATGGAAGAA AAACATAATTTAATGGAGCACATTGCACATCAATGCATATGTATGCAATATATATTGGAATTATCAAAGCAATTAGACGTCGATCCGCGAGCGTGTGTTGGGTCCTTTTTCAGTCGAATTCAAATTGCTGAAGTAGAATACAAGAACTCTTTTGACGAAGAACTTAGAGCATTTAAGGATAGAATACGTAAAAGAGCAGCGGAAAAAGTCGCGGAAGCAGTTAAAGAGgccgaagaagaggagaaaaaagcTCGTTTGGGTCCTGGTGGACTCGATCCTGTTGAGGTGTTTGAAAGTCTTCCAgag tctttacaaaaatgttttgaGTTACAAGATATACCTCTGTTGCAACAAACAATAGCCGCAATGCCTGAACAAGAAGCAACATATCATATGAAACGTTGCATAGATAGCGGTTTATGGGTTCCTGATGCAAAAAACaaggagaaggagaaagaaaagaaagaggaaaaggagcAGGACAGCACTGTGGAAAAAACACCGGATCCggaataa
- the Ints7 gene encoding integrator complex subunit 7: protein MIGMRMNAFNDTGLGEPEQDANTALIELDKGLRSTKIGEQCEAIVRFPRLFEKYPFPILINSSLLKLAEVFRTGSNFLRVWVLRVCQQSEKHLDKILNVDEFVRRIYSVIHSNDPVARALTLRTLGSVAGIIPERQQVHHSIRRSLDSHDSVEVEAAIYAAQMFAAQSKLFAVSMCSKISDMIRGQATPASMKLQLIPILQYMHHDTFTASMVNELCMELLASYPAAEFVRVTLSALSTLASATLIDVPQQVALLLRYLQDDPRLSVKRHALHLLHSLARKGAHLWPQGALNNLIESTTTLLQDGAGNTDLLVRTLDVIEVLSQNAITCDANMEENSPLLQLCLNACYSPDPFVAVKAVTILSRVACYCYQEGLPAYGIQDVISCLESLIVLLVLDDKHLHQLKACLRSTVKLCQSQPNHCTIFVDAIGSTLVNASVENSQNEEQTVALCEALGAIGSLEENTLLPLLPDILIKLSQTSHVHTKVMLCTLLFQMVAGGYEWNSECLEAVNNTVRSVDGWAKYRIARSAARYGHHTIASEIFKGLKETVASEQLHFWLSGLELVTKAECCLVNKTEDKEDISKAEIVERLNGAVARYASACASLKAASTPLRSLQFPSEYSKLRCEFLHSVAQLLHSCISLCTAPPPAIAVTVVIATKDDLQRYGRVTHQLRKSAQDLKTCAENYQKLYQSAFDADPGSLANIRALQEICRLLANSVERVCGEPGMAMYQQQNDTVNFHFGDSIEMRQLARCCAELRRLAPSWVGGDGKNGSISHLRVSCLISQVTLLAGGTMRLPIPRYFFQTLQTTSIKLSVSPQPRVLGEPVSVPQGSQLALKVEGVLRHGRRASLFRSVAAVCISISTTPPSKINSDQKDSNANELQQTVTPHRDFFACEFLLSLGVPGSTSIPPCTMVGVNSVPGGGGQYQITASASILDKDGNVWKCGPRSTLPVRVHEEPAKRKLP from the exons ATGATTGGAATGAGAATGAATGCGTTCAACGATACTGGACTTGGGGAACCAGAGCAAGATGCGAACACGGCTCTTATAGAACTCGACAAAG GTTTACGTTCAACCAAAATTGGAGAACAATGTGAGGCTATAGTACGTTTTCCTCGATTATTTGAGAAATATCCCTTtccaatattaataaactcaTCTCTACTGAAATTGGCAGAAGTATTTCGCACTGGTAGTAACTTTTTACGAGTGTGGGTTTTAAGAGTGTGCCAGCAGAGTGAGAAGCATCTTGATAAGATTTTGAATGTAGATGAATTTGTAAGGCGCATTTATAGCGTTATACATTCAAATGATCCTGTTGCTAGGGCTCTCACTCTACGTACATTGGGCAGTGTAGCTGGTATTATTCCTGAAAGGCAACAa GTGCACCACAGTATAAGAAGATCCTTGGATTCTCACGATTCAGTTGAAGTAGAAGCTGCAATATATGCTGCTCAAATGTTTGCAGCACAGTCTAAATTATTTGCTGTATCTATGTGCAGTAAGATTTCCGACATGATCAGAGGTCAAGCTACACCTGCTTCAATGAAATTGCAGCTTATACCAATTTTACAATACATGCACCATGATACTTTTACAGCATCAATG gtaaaCGAATTATGTATGGAACTTCTTGCGAGTTATCCAGCAGCAGAATTTGTCAGAGTCACTCTAAGTGCATTAAGTACCTTAGCTTCTGCAACATTAATAGACGTGCCACAACAGGTCGCGTTATTATTACGCTATTTGCAAGATGATCCAAGATTGTCTGTTAAACGTCATGCTCTCCATCTCTTGCACAGTTTAGCTAGGAAAGGGGCGCATCTCTGGCCGCAGGGTGCTCTTAATAACTTAATTg AGAGTACCACGACACTTTTACAAGATGGAGCAGGAAACACGGATCTTCTCGTTCGCACTTTAGACGTAATTGAG GTACTTAGTCAAAATGCTATAACGTGCGATGCAAATATGGAAGAAAATAGTCCCTTGTTACAACTGTGTTTAAATGCATGTTATTCACCTGATCCGTTTGTCGCGGTAAAAGCAGTCACTATACTTTCTAGAGTTGCCTGTTATTG TTATCAAGAAGGACTGCCTGCTTATGGTATACAAGATGTGATTTCTTGTCTTGAATCTTTGATTGTGTTGCTAGTTTTGGATGATAAGCATTTACATCAGTTAAAGGCATGCCTACGCTCGACTGTAAAATTATGTCAGTCGCAACCTAATCATTGCACTATATTTGTCGATGCTATTGGTTCTACTCTTGTTAATGCCAGCGTAGAAAACAGTCAGAATGAGGAACAGACAGTTGCACTGTGCGAAGCTCTAGGTGCTATCGGTAGTTTGGAAGAAAATACATTGCTTCCGCTTTTACCGGATATTTTGATCAAACTTTCACAGACGTCTCATGTGCATACAAag GTGATGCTTTGTACACTTCTATTCCAAATGGTGGCTGGGGGATACGAATGGAATTCAGAATGTTTAGAGGCGGTAAACAACACTGTAAGGAGCGTAGATGGCTGGGCAAAATATCGCATTGCCCGCAGCGCCGCAAGATACGGCCACCATACAATTGCCTCTGAGATATTTAAAGGTTTGAAGGAAACTGTAGCGTCGgaacaattacatttttggCTGTCTGGTTTAGAATTAGTTACAAAAGCAGAATGCTGTCTCGT GAATAAGACGGAAGATAAAGAAGATATAAGTAAAGCTGAAATTGTGGAAAGACTAAATGGCGCGGTAGCACGTTATGCAAGTGCTTGTGCGTCTCTGAAAGCTGCTAGTACTCCATTACGTAGTTTACAATTTCCAAGTGAATATTCAAAATTACGTTGCGAGTTCTTACATTCTGTAGCACAATTATTACATTCATGCAT ATCTTTGTGTACCGCACCGCCACCTGCTATTGCTGTGACAGTTGTTATCGCGACGAAAGACGATCTTCAAAGATACGGACGCGTTACACACcag TTAAGAAAATCGGCGCAAGATTTGAAAACCTGTGCAGAAAATTACCAAAAACTGTATCAATCAGCCTTTGATGCTGATCCAGGGTCGTTGGCAAATATTCGGGC ATTACAAGAAATATGCCGATTACTTGCGAATAGCGTAGAACGAGTTTGTGGTGAACCTGGTATGGCAATGTATCAACAACAGAATGACACTGTGAATTTTCATTTTGGTGATTCGATAGAAATGCGACAATTGGCTCGTTGCTGCGCTGAGCTACGCCGCTTAGCACCATCTTGGGTGGGTGGCGACGGTAAAAACGGATCAATCAGCCACTTGAGAGTCAGTTGTTTGATATCGCAAGTGACTTTGCTTGCCGGTGGAACAATGAGATTACCGATTCCGCGATACTTCTTTCAAACTCTGCAGACCACCAGCATTAAATTATCGGTATCTCCTCAACCGCGTGTTCTCGGTGAACCCGTTTCTGTGCCACAAGGTAGCCAGCTAGCGCTCAAGGTAGAAGGAGTGTTGCGACACGGTCGTCGAGCATCGCTCTTCCGTTCCGTCGCTGCCGTGTGCATTTCTATATCAACGACACCACCGTCAAAGATAAATTCTGATCAAAAG GATTCCAACGCAAATGAATTACAGCAAACAGTGACGCCTCATCGAGACTTTTTTGCctgtgaatttttattatccttGGGAGTACCCGGATCTACGAGTATACCCCCGTGCACTATGGTCGGGGTAAATTCTGTGCCAGGTGGTGGTGGTCAATATCAAATTACGGCAAGTGCGAGTATACTCGACAAAGACGGCAATGTTTGGAAGTGTGGTCCACGTTCTACTCTCCCTGTTAGAGTTCACGAAGAGcctgcgaaaagaaaattacctTAA